The sequence GACGCTCGATGCCGAGGACGCCGCCGACCTTGTAGCCGAGACCTTTGCCGTTGCCTATAAAAAGAGGCTGAGCTACAAGGAGGACGGCAAACCGGGAATGTCCTGGCTTTATGGCATAGGCCGCAGAGAGCTTTCGCACTACCGGCGCAGGCAAAGGTGCGATCTCAAGATGGTTGAGACTCTCGGCATGACCATGCCTGAGCTCGACACCGAGTCGATCGAGCGGATCGAGCACCTGGTAGATGCGTCTGAGTACAGCAAGAAGCTGCTCGCGGCTCTGGGTCAGCTCAAGGCAAAGGACCGCGAAGCGATCTACCTGCGGGTGCAGGAAGACAAAGACTTCAAAGGCGTGGCTGAGGCCCTGGGGTGCACTGAAGGCGCCGCCCGCGTGCGGGTCCACAGGGGTCTTTCCCGCCTAGCTGATATTTTTGGGGGGGGGGCCA comes from SAR202 cluster bacterium and encodes:
- a CDS encoding sigma-70 family RNA polymerase sigma factor, producing the protein MSQERTDAELILASRHDPAAFRELYDRCSETLLTYFYRRTLDAEDAADLVAETFAVAYKKRLSYKEDGKPGMSWLYGIGRRELSHYRRRQRCDLKMVETLGMTMPELDTESIERIEHLVDASEYSKKLLAALGQLKAKDREAIYLRVQEDKDFKGVAEALGCTEGAARVRVHRGLSRLADIFGGGA